In a single window of the Streptomyces sp. NBC_00094 genome:
- a CDS encoding MFS transporter — MSIDSLRRSARATVSGFPQGFWWLWLSTLVNRTGAFVLTFLSLYLTQELGHSAWFAGLVVALHGLGGIAGSPLGGTLTDRWGRRPTMITMHLAAAACAAALAVVTAPWAIATVVLLMGVAMQAVRPSINATIADMVPEHDVRRAFALNYWALNLGFAIAAIGGGAAAFLGYRTLFVVDAVATVLCAVIVFLRLPETRPEAAVDQRGEPVAEEKVSMLTVLRDAPFRTLVLLNLFVCLVFTAPWIGLPLTMAGQGLDPSSFGMVIAVNGIVIVAFQLLVNKLTDKRSPVLLLSLSALLFAFGTGATALAGSPVAFAATVIVWTIGEMIHVPTNAAATARLAPEHARGRYQGVMGMSWAVAGFVAPIAAGAIVDGPGPDVLWTATTAIGVLAAIGYYTRLRKALADGTSNATPDATTSPEQGAPKVHKGEGQGDEIEAGAEAGAGAGAGQASVSA, encoded by the coding sequence ATGTCCATCGACTCGCTCAGACGATCAGCTCGCGCGACGGTTTCCGGCTTCCCTCAGGGCTTCTGGTGGCTCTGGCTGTCGACCCTGGTCAACCGGACCGGGGCCTTCGTCCTCACCTTCCTGTCCCTGTACCTGACGCAGGAGCTCGGGCACTCCGCCTGGTTCGCCGGACTCGTCGTCGCCCTCCACGGTCTCGGCGGCATCGCCGGCTCCCCGCTCGGCGGCACGCTCACCGACCGCTGGGGCCGGCGCCCCACCATGATCACGATGCACCTGGCCGCCGCCGCCTGCGCCGCCGCCCTCGCCGTCGTCACCGCGCCCTGGGCCATCGCCACCGTCGTCCTCCTCATGGGCGTCGCCATGCAGGCCGTCCGGCCGTCCATCAACGCGACGATCGCCGACATGGTCCCCGAGCACGACGTGCGCCGGGCCTTCGCCCTCAACTACTGGGCCCTCAACCTCGGCTTCGCCATCGCCGCCATCGGCGGCGGCGCCGCGGCCTTCCTCGGCTACCGCACCCTCTTCGTCGTCGACGCCGTCGCCACCGTCCTGTGCGCCGTGATCGTCTTCCTGCGACTCCCCGAGACCCGGCCCGAGGCCGCCGTCGACCAGCGGGGCGAGCCCGTCGCCGAGGAGAAGGTCAGCATGCTGACCGTCCTCCGCGACGCCCCCTTCCGCACGCTCGTCCTGCTCAACCTCTTCGTCTGCCTCGTCTTCACCGCCCCGTGGATCGGCCTCCCGCTGACCATGGCCGGCCAGGGCCTCGACCCCTCCTCCTTCGGCATGGTCATCGCCGTCAACGGCATCGTGATCGTCGCCTTCCAGCTGCTCGTCAACAAGCTCACCGACAAGCGCTCCCCCGTGCTCCTGCTGAGCCTCTCCGCCCTCCTCTTCGCCTTCGGCACCGGCGCCACCGCGCTCGCCGGCTCCCCCGTGGCCTTCGCCGCGACCGTGATCGTCTGGACGATCGGCGAGATGATCCACGTCCCGACCAACGCGGCCGCCACCGCCCGCCTCGCCCCCGAGCACGCCCGAGGCCGCTACCAGGGCGTCATGGGCATGTCCTGGGCCGTCGCCGGCTTCGTCGCCCCGATCGCGGCCGGCGCCATCGTCGACGGGCCCGGCCCCGACGTCCTGTGGACGGCGACCACCGCCATCGGCGTCCTCGCCGCCATCGGCTACTACACCCGGCTGCGGAAGGCCCTGGCGGACGGCACCTCGAACGCCACCCCGGACGCCACCACCTCGCCGGAGCAGGGCGCTCCCAAGGTTCACAAGGGCGAGGGCCAGGGCGACGAAATCGAAGCCGGTGCCGAAGCCGGTGCCGGTGCCGGTGCCGGGCAGGCCTCCGTCAGCGCCTGA
- a CDS encoding phosphoglyceromutase, producing MADAPYKLILLRHGESEWNEKNLFTGWVDVNLTAKGEKEATRGGELLKDAGLLPDVLHTSLQKRAIRTAQLALESADRHWIPVNRSWRLNERHYGALQGKDKAQTLAEFGEEQFMLWRRSYDTPPPALADDNEYSQAGDARYATIPPELRPRTECLKDVVERMLPYWYDSIVPDLLAGRTVLVAAHGNSLRALVKHLDGISDADIAGLNIPTGIPLSYELDENFKPLNPGGTYLDPDAAAAAIEAVKNQGKK from the coding sequence ATGGCCGACGCACCGTACAAGCTGATCCTCCTCCGCCACGGCGAGAGCGAGTGGAACGAGAAGAATCTGTTCACCGGTTGGGTGGACGTGAACCTCACCGCGAAGGGCGAGAAGGAGGCGACGCGCGGCGGCGAGCTGCTCAAGGACGCCGGCCTGCTGCCCGACGTGCTGCACACCTCCCTCCAGAAGCGCGCCATCCGCACGGCGCAGCTCGCGCTGGAGTCCGCGGACCGCCACTGGATCCCCGTGAACCGCTCGTGGCGCCTCAACGAGCGCCACTACGGCGCCCTGCAGGGCAAGGACAAGGCCCAGACGCTCGCCGAGTTCGGCGAGGAGCAGTTCATGCTGTGGCGCCGCTCGTACGACACCCCGCCGCCGGCGCTCGCCGACGACAACGAGTACTCGCAGGCGGGCGACGCGCGCTACGCGACGATCCCGCCGGAGCTGCGCCCGCGGACGGAGTGCCTCAAGGACGTCGTGGAGCGGATGCTCCCGTACTGGTACGACTCGATCGTCCCGGACCTCCTCGCGGGCCGCACGGTCCTGGTCGCGGCCCACGGCAACAGCCTCCGCGCCCTGGTCAAGCACCTGGACGGCATCTCGGACGCCGACATCGCGGGCCTGAACATCCCGACGGGCATCCCCCTGTCGTACGAGCTCGACGAGAACTTCAAGCCCCTCAACCCGGGCGGCACCTACCTCGACCCGGACGCCGCGGCGGCGGCCATCGAGGCCGTGAAGAACCAGGGCAAGAAGTAA
- a CDS encoding ribosomal protein L7/L12: protein MPSSQERTQKAMAAVFEGVYAPGRREGEGEMAHDESVEYYTLLCDDPSHEVVLVDCGPRETDVILALRKLTGLSLWRCRELARQAPVTVLEGQPDYEARSAVSVLRNAGAGAEWRAEPEPGESTAPSS, encoded by the coding sequence ATGCCGAGCAGCCAGGAACGCACCCAAAAAGCCATGGCTGCCGTCTTCGAGGGCGTCTACGCTCCTGGTCGCCGAGAAGGGGAGGGCGAGATGGCCCACGACGAGTCCGTCGAGTACTACACGCTGCTCTGCGATGATCCGTCCCACGAAGTGGTGCTCGTCGACTGCGGGCCGCGCGAGACGGACGTGATCCTGGCGCTGCGCAAGCTGACCGGACTGAGCTTGTGGCGCTGCCGGGAGCTGGCTCGGCAAGCCCCCGTCACCGTCCTCGAAGGGCAGCCCGACTACGAGGCCCGGTCCGCCGTCTCGGTGCTCCGGAACGCCGGCGCCGGAGCGGAGTGGCGGGCGGAGCCAGAGCCTGGGGAAAGCACAGCCCCATCCTCCTGA
- a CDS encoding GNAT family N-acetyltransferase, whose translation MSTSLRLEKVTPENVDAALALRVHPHQEGNVAPVVRSLAEAYAFGETAWPRLIFDGDELVGFLMAFLDIPWNEKEEPAERRSGLWRLNIAATGQGKGYGRFAVEAVRDELRRRGTRQLYVTWEPGDDGPGEFYRRLGFRTTGEVSGRQTVGVLEV comes from the coding sequence ATGAGCACGTCACTCCGCCTGGAGAAGGTCACGCCCGAGAACGTCGACGCGGCCCTCGCGCTGCGCGTCCACCCCCATCAGGAGGGCAACGTCGCCCCCGTCGTGCGCTCCCTCGCCGAGGCGTACGCCTTCGGGGAGACCGCCTGGCCACGGCTGATCTTCGATGGGGACGAGCTCGTCGGCTTCCTGATGGCCTTCCTCGACATCCCGTGGAACGAGAAGGAGGAACCCGCCGAACGTCGCAGCGGGCTCTGGCGCCTCAACATCGCCGCCACCGGGCAGGGCAAGGGGTACGGACGCTTCGCCGTCGAGGCGGTGCGCGACGAGCTCCGGCGACGCGGTACGCGACAGCTGTACGTGACCTGGGAGCCCGGCGACGACGGCCCCGGCGAGTTCTACCGCCGGCTCGGCTTCCGTACGACCGGCGAGGTCAGCGGCAGGCAGACCGTCGGCGTCCTCGAGGTCTGA